Within Butyrivibrio fibrisolvens, the genomic segment TGTTATCTTCGTTGCAGAAGTTGCTTCTACATGCAATGAAGTTCTTATGATGAAGAATCTTCTTACAAAGACAACAGACAAAAAGAAGAGAATGTATCTTCTTAACTACTTCATGGAGCAGTTCCGTACTACATTGTATCGCCAGACTATGTTTGCTGAGTTTGAACTTAAGCTCAATGAACTCGTAGAACAGGGTAATACGCTCACCGCGGACACTCTTAACAAGATGTATTATGACCTTAATAAGCTCTACTATGGAGAAAACATGGTAGTTGACGAAGAGATAGCTTCCGAATGGGCAAGAATCCCGCATTTCTTCTACAACTATTATGTATATCAGTATGCTACAGGATTCTCAGCTGCTATTGCACTTGCTACCAAGATTCTTAAAGAAGGCGAAAGTGCTGTTAAGGATTACCTTAAGTTCCTGTCATCAGGATCAAGCACAGATCCGATCAGCCTTTTGAAGATCGCAGGAGTTGATATGTCAACACCGGCGCCTATAGAAGAAGCTCTGGATCAGTTTGATGCGCTTATTTCTGAGATGGAAGAGCTTGCATAATTCCTAGTAAGGCGGTATTATTTATATAATTAGAATACTGCTTGATTTAATCGAGTGCATAAAGTGACGAATATCCACACTTCCGATGGAAACTGATGATTTTTTCAAAAATATTTTGTGTGCGTAGGACGTACATTTGTCCGCCATACAAGTGGAAACGTTGATAAAAATTACGATTTCTGTATTGACAAAAATTAATATGTCTGTAAAATAAAGGAAGTTGATGTAACACAGTGCGCGCATCGAATGAGGCTCTGACTTGTAGTTTATATGGGAGCTGAAATTTCATAATTTTGAAATGCTAACGATGACGTTAAATTGACTTTCTTTAATTATAAGAAGAATTTAACGTCATTTTCTATTTTAAGGTTATGCTCTGATGCACTAAAGCGCCAACTTGTTAAACAACAAGGGGATGTAGCCTCATAGAGGATTACATAAACAATTACCGAATCTAATAATAGAAGAGGAATAAAAGGAGGAAGGAATTATGAAAAGATCTAAAGTCGTTGCACTGCTTCTCACAGCTGGAATGACAGTGTCTTCAGTAGCCTGCGGTGGTTCTGGTAACACAACCGAGAACACAGGTTCTGATAACACTCAGCAGACATCCGGTACAGAGAATACAGATGGTAAGACAACAGATGGTGAGACAGGAGAAAGCACAGAAGAAGCTGTAGACGAGTCTTCAATGGATTATGATGAGCTTTCTGAGTATGTTTACAACCAGATCCTGGGTGAGTTCTATGAAACTTATGAAGCTGCTCAGGCAGAAGAAGACAAGAATGTAGCATGGGCACTTGATGCTGTAGCAGAAGCTAAGCTTCTCGAGTCAGGTGTATTCATTCCATTCTCATCACGTGGCGGTATGTATGCTATCAGCCGTGTAGCTCCTTATACAGTATGTCCTACACTTTGGGGCAATGATGAAAGCCGTTACCATAATGCTGTAGTAACTTCTGACCTTATCAAGGCTGAAGATTATATGGCAATGAGAGAGAAGTATGCTGAGCTCAAGGGCACAGGCGAGTATGAGTCCTGGGTTAAGTCATTTCTTGAAGAAAAGGGATATACAATCACAGATGAGTATAAATATCCTAGCTCATCTGACCCTACAACTTGGGATGTACTCAGCACTTCAAGACAGGCTGATACAAGAGCTCTTGTTCATACATATGACGGACTTATGGAATATGACGGAGAAGGCACACAGCAGCCTGCACTTGCAACAGATTATGAAGTTTCTGATGACGGACTTACATATACATTCCACATCCGTGAAGGTGTTAAGTGGGTTGATTCTCAGGGACGTGAAGTTGGCGATGTTACTGCTGACGACTTCGTAGCTGGTATGCAGCACATGATGGATGCCATGGGCGGTCTTGAGTACCTTGTTCAGGACGTAATCGTTGGTGCGGATGCTTATATCAATGGTGAGACAACAGATTTCTCAACAGTTGGTGTTAAGGCAGTTGATGATTATACACTTGAGTATGACCTTGTTGCTCCTTGCACATACTTTAACACTATGTTAAGCTATAGCGTGTTCGCTCCTCTTAATCGTTCTTACTACGAATCATGCGGTGGTAAGTTCGGTGATGAGTTCGATTCTTCAGC encodes:
- a CDS encoding ABC transporter substrate-binding protein; its protein translation is MKRSKVVALLLTAGMTVSSVACGGSGNTTENTGSDNTQQTSGTENTDGKTTDGETGESTEEAVDESSMDYDELSEYVYNQILGEFYETYEAAQAEEDKNVAWALDAVAEAKLLESGVFIPFSSRGGMYAISRVAPYTVCPTLWGNDESRYHNAVVTSDLIKAEDYMAMREKYAELKGTGEYESWVKSFLEEKGYTITDEYKYPSSSDPTTWDVLSTSRQADTRALVHTYDGLMEYDGEGTQQPALATDYEVSDDGLTYTFHIREGVKWVDSQGREVGDVTADDFVAGMQHMMDAMGGLEYLVQDVIVGADAYINGETTDFSTVGVKAVDDYTLEYDLVAPCTYFNTMLSYSVFAPLNRSYYESCGGKFGDEFDSSASDYTYGTDADHIAYCGPYLITNFTAKNTITFKANSSYWNKDNINIQTIYFLYNDGTDATKAYNDAKAGTISGCTLSTAALEAAKNDGLYDDYAYVSLTDATSFVGFMNVNRAAFANTNDATAAKSTQTEEDAARTKAAMRNQEFRLALLQSIDRGTYNAQTNGDDLKYNSLINTYTPGNFVQLEEDVTIAINGTDTTFPAGTYYGEIVQAQLDADGVNAKVWDPEANDGLGSSSGFDGWYNKDAAVEHLNKAVEELAAQGVEVSAENPILVDYPYFEASEIYANRANAFKKSVEDALGGAVVVNLVACATSDDWYYAGYYTDLGSDANYDIYDVSGWGPDYGDPKTYLDTMLPDYAGYMVKCFGIY